From Bdellovibrio sp. KM01:
TCGTACAAAGCCACTTTCATCAGGCCTTGTTCAGGGAGCACTACGAACGCACCCACGAACTCAGTCAAAATGGTGCGCTTCACATCACGACGCTCACGACTTAGCATTTCTTGGCGAGCTTCGGTCATATCTAGGACCTCACCCTTGCTGCCTTTGTGGCCAATTTCCAAAGAATTCTGAGTTCTTAGGCGTTCTGTAATGTCTAAAACTTTCCCCATTTATCCCCCTGTATCGATAAAGACTTATCGGCAGAAAACGTTTCAACTTTAGCCACCTTGCACTTTAGTCCAGTTCCGGCTTAAAATGAGACAATGAAGAGGATCCACGCCTTTATATTCGTAACCATGGCGATCAGCTTACTGCTGCATCTGGGACTGATCACGGGAGTGATTGTCTGGGGCCCTCTATTCTCGCCTCCGAAACCAGAGACGATCGAGATCTCTTTGGATACGCCTCCTCCAACGGCTCCTTCAAAACAATCGAAAAACAATCAGCAGATTGTGCGTAAATCATTGGTACCCGATCAACTAAAGGCTCCGGATGACGACACTTTAGCGAGATTTCTTTCCGAGCAACGCCAACGCGTGAAGAAAGAAATGCAGGCCTCTGATAACGGTATGACAGAGAACCGCACCAACACCTCGACGCTTCCGAAAAAGTCAGTGACTCCACCGAAGCAGGCGCAAAAAGCCCAAGAGAAAACTCAGGTCGATAAAAACGACACCGACAAAAATGGTTATCGCACAGTGGACATCACCAAAGAACTGGCCGAGATGAATGCTCTTAATCAAGGGCAATCCACTGTGGGAGAGTCTTTGCCGACGGATGTGAAAATTGGTTCTTTCACGGCTTTGAATACGGATCGCTATTTATTTTATTCTTTTTATGCGCGCATCGAAGAGCTGGTTCGCTATCGCTGGGAAACCCGCGTGATGACGACGATCAACGGCATGGATCCCGCTTTGGCGATGAATTTAAGTCGTCGCAACTGGAATACTCAGGTTGAGTTCTTGTTAGACAAACGAGGCTTTTTGCAAAAAGCAATGGTCATGAAAGAGTCTGGAGTTAAAGGATTCGATGCTGCTGCCGTGAATGCCTTTAAGGAAGCCCGTGTCTTCCCAAATCCTCCCCAAGAAATGATCGAAGAGGATGGCTACATTCACTTGCGCTATACATTCACAGTCAACTACGCACCACCC
This genomic window contains:
- a CDS encoding energy transducer TonB; the encoded protein is MKRIHAFIFVTMAISLLLHLGLITGVIVWGPLFSPPKPETIEISLDTPPPTAPSKQSKNNQQIVRKSLVPDQLKAPDDDTLARFLSEQRQRVKKEMQASDNGMTENRTNTSTLPKKSVTPPKQAQKAQEKTQVDKNDTDKNGYRTVDITKELAEMNALNQGQSTVGESLPTDVKIGSFTALNTDRYLFYSFYARIEELVRYRWETRVMTTINGMDPALAMNLSRRNWNTQVEFLLDKRGFLQKAMVMKESGVKGFDAAAVNAFKEARVFPNPPQEMIEEDGYIHLRYTFTVNYAPPTLVNSR